In the Streptomyces sp. f51 genome, one interval contains:
- a CDS encoding LysR family transcriptional regulator, whose amino-acid sequence MPGQRPFPGHLDLRLLRAFLAVAEELHFTRAAARLYVAQQSLSRDIRRLERELGAELFVRTTRQVTPTVDAERLLPYARRVLEAHDALLDAFDRPGGEERPLLVDVNTAGLVSSRVLDRARSLAPGSELMARYESGLTGAAADILAGRLDVSFGRFAGLDPAVRARLEQRLVRYEPMAVVLPEDHHLAALDAVPLAALAGETVYAGAGNPRTLEWTDLARHLFEGRGIRLASPAPVAVGAEEFRRIMAKRRNPVLAVVEFPAMPGSVSRPLIDPVPLSPVSLVWRKGLVHPGVDALIRAAAELASEEEWLLSPREGWIPATDALVFTPRA is encoded by the coding sequence ATGCCTGGTCAACGCCCCTTTCCCGGTCACCTGGACCTCCGTCTGCTGCGCGCATTCCTCGCGGTCGCCGAGGAACTGCACTTCACCCGGGCCGCCGCCCGCCTGTATGTCGCCCAGCAGTCCCTGAGCCGTGACATCCGGCGGCTCGAGCGCGAACTCGGGGCGGAGCTGTTCGTACGGACGACCCGGCAGGTGACGCCGACGGTGGACGCCGAGCGGCTGCTGCCGTACGCGCGCCGGGTGCTGGAGGCCCACGACGCGCTCCTCGACGCCTTCGACCGGCCCGGCGGCGAGGAGAGGCCGCTGCTCGTCGACGTCAACACCGCCGGTCTGGTCTCCAGCCGCGTCCTCGACCGGGCCCGCTCCCTCGCCCCCGGCAGCGAACTGATGGCCCGTTACGAGAGCGGGCTCACGGGTGCGGCGGCGGACATCCTGGCCGGCCGGCTCGACGTGTCGTTCGGCCGGTTCGCGGGACTCGACCCCGCCGTCCGGGCCCGTCTTGAGCAGCGGCTCGTGCGCTACGAACCGATGGCCGTCGTCCTGCCGGAGGACCATCACCTCGCCGCCCTGGACGCGGTTCCGCTGGCCGCGCTCGCCGGCGAGACCGTGTACGCGGGGGCGGGGAACCCGCGGACCCTGGAGTGGACCGACCTGGCACGTCACCTGTTCGAGGGACGGGGCATCAGACTCGCGTCACCCGCGCCGGTGGCGGTCGGAGCCGAGGAGTTCCGGCGGATCATGGCGAAGCGGCGGAATCCGGTGCTCGCGGTGGTGGAGTTTCCGGCCATGCCCGGTTCGGTGTCGAGGCCGCTGATCGACCCCGTTCCCCTGTCGCCGGTGTCACTGGTGTGGCGCAAGGGACTTGTCCATCCCGGGGTGGATGCGCTCATACGGGCCGCGGCCGAACTCGCGAGCGAAGAAGAGTGGCTACTGAGTCCCCGGGAAGGGTGGATTCCAGCCACGGACGCCCTCGTCTTCACTCCCCGTGCATAA
- a CDS encoding extracellular solute-binding protein: MSTTRRRRAALVAVTLTGALLATACGASDSGSSDGKTLKLWHYEGPDSAMGVAWNEAIKEFEAQHPGVKVKFEEKGFEQIQKTAPMVLNSNDAPDLMEYNKGNATAGLLSKQGLLTDLTAEATKRGWDKKLSAGVRTTSQYDANGVMGSGKWYGVPNYAEYTMVFYNKDLFKKYGIAQPTTYGELTAAMDEFVAKGITPLANSGAEYMAQQYLYQLALSKADRTWVDTYELYKGRTDFHDAAWTYAANTFADWVRKGYIAKTSSGTKAEDAGVSWIRGKSPILFSGSWWYGRFESEAKFDWDSGLFPGSNLTLGSGGNLWVVPKGAKNKELAYDFIDITMSKKIQNLLGNKGGVPVAADTSAITDARTKTLIADYNTLSGRDGLAFYPDWPVAGFYDTLVSETQKLITGSEKPGAYLDDLQKAYDKGVPQR, translated from the coding sequence ATGTCGACGACACGAAGGCGCCGGGCGGCGCTGGTGGCGGTGACCTTGACAGGTGCCCTGCTGGCGACGGCCTGCGGCGCCTCGGACAGTGGCTCCTCCGACGGCAAGACCCTGAAACTGTGGCACTACGAAGGGCCGGACAGCGCGATGGGGGTGGCCTGGAACGAGGCCATCAAGGAATTCGAAGCGCAACACCCGGGCGTGAAGGTGAAGTTCGAGGAGAAGGGCTTCGAGCAGATCCAGAAGACCGCGCCCATGGTCCTCAACTCGAACGACGCCCCCGACCTCATGGAGTACAACAAGGGCAACGCGACCGCGGGTCTGCTGTCCAAGCAGGGCCTGTTGACCGACCTCACGGCCGAGGCCACCAAGCGCGGCTGGGACAAGAAGCTCAGCGCCGGCGTGAGGACCACCAGCCAGTACGACGCCAACGGGGTCATGGGCTCCGGCAAGTGGTACGGCGTGCCCAACTACGCCGAGTACACGATGGTCTTCTACAACAAGGACCTGTTCAAGAAGTACGGGATCGCGCAGCCGACCACGTACGGCGAACTGACCGCCGCGATGGACGAGTTCGTCGCGAAGGGCATCACCCCGCTCGCCAACTCCGGCGCGGAGTACATGGCCCAGCAGTACCTCTACCAGCTCGCCCTCTCCAAGGCCGACCGCACCTGGGTGGACACGTACGAGCTGTACAAGGGCAGGACGGACTTCCACGACGCGGCCTGGACCTACGCGGCGAACACCTTCGCCGACTGGGTGAGGAAGGGCTACATCGCCAAGACGTCCAGCGGCACCAAGGCCGAGGACGCGGGCGTCTCCTGGATCCGGGGCAAGTCGCCGATCCTCTTCTCCGGCAGCTGGTGGTACGGCCGCTTCGAGTCCGAGGCGAAGTTCGACTGGGACTCCGGCCTGTTCCCGGGCTCGAACCTCACCCTGGGCTCCGGCGGCAACCTGTGGGTGGTCCCCAAGGGCGCCAAGAACAAGGAACTGGCCTACGACTTCATCGACATCACCATGTCGAAGAAGATCCAGAACCTGCTGGGCAACAAGGGCGGTGTCCCGGTGGCCGCGGACACCTCCGCGATCACCGACGCCAGGACCAAGACCCTGATAGCCGACTACAACACCCTCTCGGGGCGTGACGGGCTCGCCTTCTACCCGGACTGGCCGGTGGCGGGCTTCTACGACACCCTCGTCTCCGAGACGCAGAAGCTGATCACCGGCAGCGAGAAGCCCGGCGCCTACCTGGACGACCTCCAGAAGGCGTACGACAAGGGCGTACCGCAGCGATGA
- a CDS encoding sugar ABC transporter permease, giving the protein MTVTAERGGRVTGLKARAGHPRRPHSSYALFLLPGVIAFTAVVVVPFLMNTGISLTDWQGVGSPSWAGLANYRALIDDSEFWASFRHSLSMVLAMAVVPTAVGLVLAAALFDFVAKHFGTRTAAVLRACYYLPQVLPIAVAGIVWSWILAPENGSLNTLLKSVGLGSWQQDWLGDPDLALYSVMGVMVWVQLGFPLVVFMAGLQRVDPQLYEAAELDGAGWWRRFWHITLPQIRPEISVVLLWCTIAALKVFGAVYVLTKGGPGGATDVPSYFSFTTFFEKTQVGYGAAISTVLTVIVLALALVGLRFQTRAEDAEEGVRT; this is encoded by the coding sequence ATGACGGTGACCGCCGAACGCGGCGGGCGGGTGACCGGCCTGAAGGCCCGGGCCGGTCACCCGAGGCGCCCGCACAGCTCCTACGCGCTGTTCCTGCTGCCCGGCGTGATCGCCTTCACGGCCGTCGTCGTCGTGCCGTTCCTGATGAACACCGGGATCAGCCTCACCGACTGGCAGGGGGTCGGGTCCCCTTCGTGGGCCGGGCTCGCCAACTACCGCGCGCTGATCGACGACAGCGAGTTCTGGGCGTCGTTCCGGCACAGCCTGTCCATGGTGCTGGCGATGGCGGTCGTCCCGACGGCCGTCGGACTCGTCCTGGCCGCCGCCCTGTTCGACTTCGTCGCCAAGCACTTCGGGACGAGGACGGCGGCCGTGCTCCGGGCCTGCTACTACCTCCCCCAGGTGCTGCCGATCGCCGTCGCCGGGATCGTGTGGAGCTGGATCCTCGCCCCCGAGAACGGTTCGCTCAACACCCTGCTGAAGTCCGTCGGCCTCGGCTCCTGGCAGCAGGACTGGCTGGGCGACCCCGATCTCGCGCTCTACAGCGTCATGGGCGTGATGGTGTGGGTGCAGCTCGGCTTCCCGCTCGTCGTCTTCATGGCGGGACTGCAACGCGTGGACCCGCAGCTGTACGAGGCCGCCGAACTGGACGGCGCGGGCTGGTGGCGGCGGTTCTGGCACATCACGCTGCCGCAGATCCGCCCGGAGATCTCGGTCGTCCTCCTGTGGTGCACGATCGCCGCGCTGAAGGTCTTCGGGGCGGTCTACGTCCTGACGAAGGGCGGCCCGGGCGGCGCCACCGACGTGCCGTCGTACTTCTCCTTCACGACCTTCTTCGAGAAGACCCAGGTCGGCTACGGCGCCGCGATCTCCACCGTCCTGACCGTGATCGTCCTGGCGCTGGCGCTGGTCGGGCTGAGGTTCCAGACCCGCGCCGAGGACGCCGAGGAAGGGGTCCGTACATGA
- a CDS encoding carbohydrate ABC transporter permease — MTALRRYPVLAALVVGALFMVLPFGVVALNAVKSPAEYAAHGPLSLPHGLYLHGIADFWRRVDFGRKLLNSVLISGSVAVGAAVLSVLNAYAIGIGRIRGRTWVLAFFVLANTLPQEALVYPLYYLSKEAGLYDTRLSVIIVFTVIQAAFGTYLLSSVLARFPREIIEAARIDGANRWQVLWRIVVPVSRPTIGVLLVFFFIWTWNEFLLPLVMLISNDNQTVSVALGVLQGQRLMDATMTNAAALLGVLPAVVFFLLFQRTLTRGIAAGAVK, encoded by the coding sequence ATGACCGCCCTCCGCCGTTACCCGGTGCTGGCGGCCCTCGTCGTCGGCGCCCTGTTCATGGTGCTGCCGTTCGGCGTCGTCGCCCTCAACGCGGTGAAGTCGCCGGCCGAGTACGCGGCGCACGGCCCCCTCAGCCTTCCCCACGGCCTCTATCTCCACGGCATCGCGGACTTCTGGCGGCGCGTCGACTTCGGGCGGAAGCTCCTCAACTCGGTGCTGATCTCCGGCTCGGTGGCGGTCGGGGCCGCGGTGCTGTCCGTCCTGAACGCCTACGCGATCGGCATCGGCCGGATCAGGGGCCGCACCTGGGTGCTCGCGTTCTTCGTCCTCGCCAACACCCTGCCGCAGGAGGCGCTGGTCTACCCGCTCTACTACCTGAGCAAGGAGGCAGGCCTCTACGACACCAGGCTCAGCGTGATCATCGTGTTCACGGTGATCCAGGCGGCGTTCGGCACCTATCTCCTCTCCTCCGTCCTGGCCCGGTTCCCGCGCGAGATCATCGAGGCCGCGCGGATCGACGGGGCGAACCGGTGGCAGGTGCTGTGGCGGATCGTGGTCCCGGTCAGCCGTCCCACCATCGGTGTGCTGCTCGTCTTCTTCTTCATCTGGACGTGGAACGAGTTCCTGCTGCCGCTGGTCATGCTGATCTCCAACGACAACCAGACGGTGTCGGTGGCCCTCGGCGTCCTCCAGGGGCAGCGCCTGATGGACGCCACGATGACGAACGCGGCCGCCCTCCTCGGCGTGCTGCCCGCCGTCGTCTTCTTCCTGCTCTTCCAGCGGACCCTGACCCGCGGCATCGCCGCCGGCGCAGTCAAGTAG
- the yicI gene encoding alpha-xylosidase: MKFTDGYWLLREGVSAAHPVEVLDVTSGPGGLEIHAPTQPIRHRGDLLKGPVVTIGAHAPMPGVIGVTFTHFQGEEQRGPRFGLRGGEFTPDTEYDEHHATLTSGALSVRISRTAPWHVDFLAHGRVLTSSGPKGMGIMRDASGAHYLREQLDLGVGTRVFGLGERFGPLVKNGQVVDMWNADGGTATEQAYKNVPFYLTDAGYGVFVDHPGRVSFEVGSEAVSRVQFSAETQELTYYVIHGPTPKDILRKYTALTGRPALPPAWSFGLWLSTSFTTSYDEDTVTSFIDGMRERELPLSVFHFDCFWMREFNWCDFRWDPRVFPDPEGMLSRLKDKGLRISVWINPYIAQRSPLFAEGRALGHLLRRPDGGVWQWDLWQPGMALVDFTSPAARDWYASKLEALLDQGVDCFKTDFGERVPVDVAYADGADPERMHNYYTYLYNRTVFDVLRKHRGEDEAVVFARSATVGSQRFPVHWGGDCEATYASMAESLRGGLSLGMSGFGFWSHDIGGFEGTPTPALFKRWIAFGLLSSHSRLHGSSSYRVPWLFDEEAVDVLRLFTRLKLGLMPYLYEAARTAHAEGVPMMRAMVLEFPDDPGCAHLERQYMLGPDLLVAPVFSDEGDVSYYVPEGVWTPYLGGEPVTGPRWVRERHGFLSVPLLVRPGAVIPVGAVDDRPDYDHADGVTLRAYGLERGARVTVPVGPVTFTVVREGNTLRASCSDPSAPWGLAAGGREVRAGAGTGFLSLDLES, from the coding sequence GTGAAGTTCACGGACGGCTACTGGCTGCTGCGCGAGGGTGTCAGCGCGGCCCATCCGGTCGAGGTGCTCGACGTGACCTCGGGGCCCGGCGGTCTGGAGATCCACGCGCCGACCCAGCCCATCAGGCACCGCGGCGATCTGCTGAAGGGTCCGGTCGTGACGATCGGCGCCCACGCGCCGATGCCGGGCGTCATCGGCGTCACGTTCACCCATTTCCAGGGCGAGGAGCAGCGCGGGCCCCGGTTCGGGCTGCGCGGGGGCGAGTTCACCCCGGACACGGAGTACGACGAGCATCACGCGACCCTGACCTCGGGCGCCCTGTCCGTCCGGATCTCCCGCACCGCCCCGTGGCACGTCGACTTCCTCGCGCACGGCCGCGTCCTCACCAGCAGCGGCCCCAAGGGCATGGGCATCATGCGGGACGCGAGCGGCGCCCACTATCTGCGCGAGCAGCTGGACCTCGGGGTGGGCACCCGGGTCTTCGGCCTCGGCGAGCGGTTCGGGCCGCTCGTCAAGAACGGCCAGGTGGTGGACATGTGGAACGCGGACGGCGGTACCGCAACCGAACAGGCCTACAAGAACGTGCCGTTCTATCTGACGGACGCGGGCTACGGCGTGTTCGTCGACCACCCCGGCCGGGTCTCCTTCGAGGTCGGCTCGGAGGCGGTGTCCCGGGTCCAGTTCAGCGCCGAGACACAGGAGCTGACGTACTACGTCATCCACGGGCCGACCCCGAAGGACATCCTGCGCAAGTACACCGCGCTCACCGGGCGTCCGGCCCTGCCGCCCGCCTGGTCCTTCGGCCTGTGGCTGTCGACGTCCTTCACCACCTCCTACGACGAGGACACCGTCACCTCCTTCATCGACGGCATGCGGGAGCGTGAACTGCCGCTGTCCGTCTTCCACTTCGACTGCTTCTGGATGCGCGAGTTCAACTGGTGCGACTTCCGGTGGGACCCCCGGGTGTTCCCCGATCCGGAGGGGATGCTGAGCCGGCTGAAGGACAAGGGGCTGCGGATCAGCGTCTGGATCAACCCGTACATCGCGCAGCGCTCACCGCTGTTCGCCGAGGGCCGGGCGCTCGGGCATCTGCTGCGGCGGCCCGACGGCGGCGTGTGGCAGTGGGACCTGTGGCAGCCGGGGATGGCCCTGGTCGACTTCACCAGCCCCGCCGCCCGGGACTGGTACGCCTCCAAGCTGGAGGCCCTGCTCGATCAGGGCGTCGACTGCTTCAAGACCGACTTCGGCGAGCGGGTCCCGGTGGACGTGGCCTACGCCGACGGCGCCGACCCGGAGCGGATGCACAACTACTACACGTACCTCTACAACCGGACCGTGTTCGACGTGCTGCGCAAACACCGGGGAGAGGACGAGGCCGTCGTCTTCGCCCGTTCCGCGACCGTGGGCAGCCAGCGGTTCCCGGTGCACTGGGGCGGCGACTGCGAGGCGACGTACGCGTCGATGGCGGAGTCGCTGCGCGGCGGGCTCAGCCTCGGCATGTCGGGGTTCGGGTTCTGGAGCCACGACATCGGCGGCTTCGAGGGGACGCCGACGCCCGCGCTGTTCAAGCGGTGGATCGCGTTCGGGCTGCTGTCCTCGCACAGCCGGCTGCACGGCTCGTCCTCGTACCGCGTGCCCTGGCTGTTCGACGAGGAGGCCGTGGACGTCCTGCGGCTGTTCACCCGGCTCAAGCTCGGCCTGATGCCGTATCTGTACGAGGCCGCCCGCACCGCCCACGCGGAGGGGGTGCCGATGATGCGGGCGATGGTCCTTGAGTTCCCTGACGATCCGGGGTGCGCGCATCTGGAACGGCAGTACATGCTCGGCCCCGACCTGCTGGTCGCGCCCGTCTTCAGCGACGAGGGGGACGTCTCGTACTACGTGCCCGAGGGCGTCTGGACCCCCTATCTCGGCGGGGAGCCGGTCACCGGACCGCGCTGGGTGCGCGAGCGCCACGGCTTTCTGAGCGTGCCCCTGCTGGTGCGGCCCGGCGCGGTGATCCCGGTCGGCGCGGTGGACGACCGCCCCGACTACGACCACGCGGACGGGGTCACCCTGCGCGCGTACGGCCTGGAGCGGGGCGCCCGGGTGACGGTGCCGGTCGGACCGGTGACCTTCACCGTCGTGCGCGAGGGGAACACCCTGCGCGCGTCCTGCTCCGATCCGTCGGCGCCCTGGGGGCTGGCCGCGGGCGGGCGCGAGGTGCGGGCCGGCGCCGGGACGGGTTTCCTCTCCCTCGATCTGGAGTCGTGA
- a CDS encoding LacI family DNA-binding transcriptional regulator, with product MVKITDVARHAGVSPSTVSYALSGKRPISEETRQRVEESIRRLGYRPHAGARALASSRSNVLALVVPLRAGIHVPVVMQFAVSVVTAARLHDHDVLLLTQEEGEEGLRRVADTALVDALIVMDVQLHDPRLPLLRALERPSVLIGFPAAPDGLTCIDLDFKAAGELCVDRLAGLGHRVVALVGSPPEVYVRGTAFAQRVVQGFTAAADRNGLASSVHPCEATPAAARRIAEQLLREQPALTGVVVHNEPVLEPLIDAFEQLGLRVPADLSVTAICPDELAGSLRVPVTSIALPSAEVGARAVDLLMRKLNGTPCPEATLLTPTMTERGSTAPRAPHP from the coding sequence ATGGTCAAGATCACCGATGTGGCGCGGCACGCCGGGGTGTCCCCGAGCACGGTCTCCTACGCCCTCAGTGGCAAGCGGCCGATCTCCGAGGAGACCCGGCAGCGCGTCGAGGAGAGCATCCGCCGGCTCGGGTACCGCCCGCACGCGGGGGCCAGGGCTCTGGCGAGCAGCCGGTCGAACGTCCTGGCGCTGGTCGTCCCGCTGCGGGCGGGCATCCATGTGCCGGTGGTGATGCAGTTCGCGGTGTCGGTGGTGACGGCGGCCCGGCTGCACGACCACGACGTCCTGCTGCTCACCCAGGAGGAGGGCGAGGAGGGGCTGCGCCGGGTCGCGGACACCGCGCTGGTGGACGCGCTGATCGTGATGGACGTCCAGCTCCACGATCCCCGGCTGCCGCTGCTGCGCGCGCTGGAGCGGCCTTCGGTCCTCATCGGCTTCCCGGCCGCGCCCGACGGCCTGACCTGCATCGATCTGGACTTCAAGGCGGCTGGCGAGCTGTGTGTGGACCGGCTCGCGGGGCTCGGGCACCGGGTGGTCGCCCTGGTCGGCTCGCCGCCGGAGGTGTACGTGCGGGGGACGGCGTTCGCGCAGCGGGTGGTGCAGGGCTTCACGGCCGCCGCCGACCGCAACGGCCTGGCCTCCTCCGTCCACCCCTGCGAGGCCACGCCGGCCGCGGCTCGCCGGATCGCCGAACAACTCCTGCGCGAACAGCCCGCGTTGACCGGCGTCGTCGTCCACAACGAGCCGGTCCTGGAGCCGTTGATCGACGCGTTCGAGCAGCTCGGTCTGCGCGTCCCGGCGGATCTGTCCGTCACCGCGATCTGTCCCGACGAGCTCGCCGGGAGTCTGCGTGTCCCGGTCACCTCGATCGCCCTTCCGTCCGCCGAAGTCGGCGCGCGGGCGGTGGACTTGCTGATGAGGAAGCTGAACGGCACGCCCTGTCCCGAGGCGACGCTGCTCACGCCCACGATGACGGAGCGTGGCAGTACGGCTCCCCGGGCGCCGCATCCCTGA
- the smpB gene encoding SsrA-binding protein SmpB yields MSKGMYVPKESQPKQGGQGSGKAKDGKRKIVAQNKKARHDYAIVDTYEAGLVLTGTEVKSLRQGRASLTDGFVQIDGNEAWLHNAHIPEYSQGTWTNHTVRRKRKLLLHREEIDKLEAKTQETGHTIVPLALYFKDGRAKAEIALARGKKEYDKRQTLREKQDRRESDRAIAAAKRKQRGE; encoded by the coding sequence ATGAGCAAGGGAATGTACGTACCGAAGGAGTCCCAGCCCAAGCAGGGCGGCCAGGGCTCCGGCAAGGCCAAGGACGGCAAGCGCAAGATCGTCGCCCAGAACAAGAAGGCGCGGCACGACTACGCGATCGTCGACACCTACGAGGCCGGGCTCGTCCTGACCGGCACCGAGGTCAAGTCGCTGCGCCAGGGGCGCGCCTCGCTGACGGACGGCTTCGTCCAGATCGACGGGAACGAGGCGTGGCTGCACAACGCCCACATCCCGGAGTACAGCCAGGGCACGTGGACGAACCACACCGTGCGCCGCAAGCGCAAGCTCCTCCTGCACCGCGAGGAGATCGACAAGCTGGAGGCGAAGACCCAGGAGACCGGTCACACGATCGTGCCGCTCGCCCTGTACTTCAAGGACGGCCGCGCGAAGGCGGAGATCGCGCTCGCCCGGGGCAAGAAGGAGTACGACAAGCGGCAGACCCTGCGCGAGAAGCAGGACCGGCGCGAGTCGGACCGCGCCATCGCCGCGGCCAAGCGGAAACAGCGCGGCGAGTGA
- a CDS encoding S41 family peptidase: protein MSGRDLFCEPRRIRRGAALTLVFASVLVAGAATGSFSDPARKTPAATPGSAAARHHDEVTRAAAEAMADGKSPMEAAERAVSRSGDRWGAVYSQGEYEEFEEALDGQYTGVGLWARRERDGRIEVTRVSAGSPAAAAGIRKGDRLRTVDGAKVDGRPVTEVVSLLRGDADDATAGTKVSLGLERGTQSWSRTLRRARLSTDSVTVSRLPGGAALIKVDAFTKGVGEAVRTAVGRAPGRAGIVLDLRGNSGGLVTEAVATASVFLDGGLVATYDVNGAQRALHADAGGDTTRPLVALVDGGTMSAAELLTGALQDRGRAVVVGSRTFGKGSVQMPSRLPDGSVAELTVGHYRTPSGRSVDGRGITPDLEADKESLRRAETVLSGLGDLS from the coding sequence ATGTCAGGCCGTGACCTGTTCTGCGAGCCCCGCCGCATCCGCCGCGGGGCGGCCCTGACATTGGTGTTCGCGAGTGTCCTCGTCGCCGGAGCGGCGACCGGATCGTTCTCCGACCCCGCCCGCAAGACCCCGGCCGCGACGCCCGGTTCGGCGGCGGCGCGCCACCACGACGAGGTCACCCGGGCCGCCGCCGAGGCGATGGCCGACGGCAAGTCGCCCATGGAGGCCGCCGAACGGGCCGTCAGCCGCAGCGGGGACCGCTGGGGCGCCGTCTACTCCCAGGGCGAGTACGAGGAGTTCGAGGAGGCCCTCGACGGCCAGTACACCGGCGTCGGCCTGTGGGCCCGCCGCGAGCGGGACGGACGCATCGAGGTCACCCGCGTCAGCGCCGGCTCGCCCGCCGCCGCGGCGGGCATCCGCAAGGGCGACCGGCTGCGCACCGTCGACGGCGCGAAGGTGGACGGCCGGCCGGTCACCGAGGTCGTCTCGTTACTGCGCGGCGACGCGGACGACGCGACCGCCGGCACCAAGGTCTCCCTGGGCCTGGAGCGCGGCACGCAGTCGTGGAGCCGGACCCTGCGCCGCGCCAGGCTCTCCACGGACTCGGTCACCGTCAGCAGGCTTCCCGGCGGAGCCGCCCTGATCAAGGTCGACGCCTTCACCAAGGGCGTGGGCGAGGCCGTGAGGACCGCCGTCGGGCGGGCGCCGGGCAGGGCCGGGATCGTCCTCGACCTGCGCGGCAACTCAGGCGGCCTGGTCACCGAGGCCGTCGCCACCGCCTCCGTCTTCCTCGACGGCGGTCTCGTGGCCACGTACGACGTGAACGGCGCCCAGCGGGCCCTGCACGCGGACGCCGGGGGCGACACCACCAGACCCCTGGTCGCGCTCGTCGACGGCGGCACGATGAGCGCGGCCGAGCTCCTCACCGGGGCACTCCAGGACCGGGGGCGCGCGGTGGTCGTGGGCTCCAGGACCTTCGGCAAGGGCTCCGTCCAGATGCCGAGCCGGCTGCCCGACGGCTCCGTCGCCGAGCTGACCGTCGGCCACTACCGCACCCCCTCGGGCCGCTCCGTCGACGGCCGGGGCATCACCCCCGACCTGGAGGCGGACAAGGAGTCGCTCCGGCGGGCCGAGACCGTGCTGAGCGGTCTCGGGGACCTCTCCTGA
- the ftsX gene encoding permease-like cell division protein FtsX — MRAQFVLSEIGVGLRRNLTMTFAVVVSVALSLALFGGSLLMSDQVNTMKGYWYDKVNVSIFLCNKSDAESDPHCARGAVTSDQKKQIVSDLDKMSTVVQKVTYESADQAYKHYKEQFGDSPLASSLTPDQMQESYRIKLKDPEKYQVIATAFDGRDGVQSVQDQKGILDNLFGLLNGMNWAARAVMAMMLVVALMLIVNTVRVSAFSRRRETGIMRLVGASGFYIQAPFIAEASVAGLIGGGVACGFLLIARYFIIDHGLDLSHKLNLINFIGWDAVLTKLPLILATSLLMPAVAAFFALRKYLKV; from the coding sequence ATGCGCGCGCAGTTCGTTCTGTCGGAGATCGGTGTCGGTCTCCGCCGCAACCTGACCATGACCTTCGCGGTCGTCGTCTCGGTCGCCCTCTCGCTCGCCCTGTTCGGCGGATCGCTCCTGATGAGCGACCAGGTGAACACCATGAAGGGCTACTGGTACGACAAGGTCAACGTCTCGATCTTCCTCTGCAACAAGAGCGACGCCGAGTCCGACCCGCACTGCGCCAGGGGCGCGGTCACCAGCGACCAGAAGAAGCAGATCGTCTCCGACCTGGACAAGATGTCCACGGTCGTGCAGAAGGTCACCTACGAGTCCGCGGACCAGGCGTACAAGCACTACAAGGAGCAGTTCGGCGACTCCCCGCTGGCCAGCTCCCTCACGCCGGACCAGATGCAGGAGTCGTACCGGATCAAGCTGAAGGACCCGGAGAAGTACCAGGTCATCGCGACCGCCTTCGACGGCCGTGACGGCGTGCAGTCCGTTCAGGACCAGAAGGGCATCCTGGACAACCTGTTCGGGCTCCTGAACGGCATGAACTGGGCCGCGCGCGCGGTGATGGCGATGATGCTCGTCGTCGCGCTCATGCTGATCGTCAACACCGTCCGCGTCTCGGCGTTCAGCCGACGGCGTGAGACGGGGATCATGCGGCTCGTCGGCGCCTCCGGCTTCTACATCCAGGCGCCGTTCATCGCCGAGGCCTCGGTGGCCGGACTGATCGGCGGCGGTGTCGCCTGCGGATTCCTGCTGATCGCCCGGTACTTCATCATCGACCACGGTCTGGATCTGTCCCACAAGCTGAACCTGATCAACTTCATCGGCTGGGACGCCGTGTTGACCAAGCTCCCGCTCATCCTCGCCACGAGCCTGCTGATGCCCGCGGTGGCCGCGTTCTTCGCCTTGCGCAAGTACCTGAAGGTGTGA
- the ftsE gene encoding cell division ATP-binding protein FtsE, which yields MIRFDNVSKVYPKQTRPALRDVSLEVERGEFVFLVGSSGSGKSTFLRLILREERTSQGQVHVLGKDLARLSNWKVPQMRRQLGTVFQDFRLLPNKTVAENVAFAQEVIGKSRGEIRKSVPQVLDLVGLGGKEDRMPGELSGGEQQRVAIARAFVNRPKLLIADEPTGNLDPQTSVGIMKLLDRINRTGTTVLMATHDQNIVDQMRKRVIELEKGRLVRDQARGVYGYQH from the coding sequence GTGATCCGATTCGACAATGTCTCCAAGGTCTACCCCAAGCAGACCCGCCCCGCTCTCAGGGATGTCTCCCTGGAGGTCGAGCGCGGAGAATTCGTGTTCCTCGTGGGGTCCTCCGGCTCCGGAAAGTCCACCTTCCTGCGGCTGATCCTCCGCGAGGAGCGGACCAGCCAAGGCCAGGTGCACGTCCTGGGCAAGGACCTCGCGCGCCTCTCCAACTGGAAGGTGCCGCAGATGCGCCGCCAGCTGGGGACCGTGTTCCAGGACTTCCGCCTCCTGCCCAACAAGACGGTCGCCGAGAACGTGGCCTTCGCCCAGGAGGTCATCGGCAAGTCCCGCGGCGAGATCCGCAAGTCCGTGCCCCAGGTGCTCGACCTCGTCGGCCTGGGCGGCAAGGAGGACCGGATGCCCGGCGAGCTGTCCGGTGGTGAGCAGCAGCGTGTGGCCATCGCGAGAGCCTTCGTGAACCGGCCCAAGCTCCTCATCGCCGACGAGCCGACCGGAAACCTCGACCCACAGACCTCCGTGGGCATCATGAAACTGCTCGACCGGATCAACCGGACGGGCACCACGGTCCTGATGGCGACGCACGACCAGAACATCGTGGACCAGATGCGCAAGCGCGTCATCGAGCTGGAGAAGGGCCGTCTCGTCCGCGACCAGGCGCGCGGCGTCTACGGCTACCAGCACTGA